A window from Photobacterium sp. DA100 encodes these proteins:
- the nrdG gene encoding anaerobic ribonucleoside-triphosphate reductase-activating protein: MNYHNYYPVDVVNGPGTRCTLFVSGCVHQCRGCYNQSTWRLDAGHAYTRELEDQIIADLNDSRIKRRGLSLSGGDPLHPANVDAVLGLVKRVQAECPGKDIWLWTGYCFAELDEQQRAVLEFVDVVVDGKFEKELHDPELVWRGSSNQVIHHLKG, from the coding sequence ATGAATTATCACAACTATTATCCTGTAGATGTAGTCAATGGCCCTGGCACACGGTGTACCTTGTTTGTCTCTGGCTGTGTGCACCAATGCCGTGGTTGCTACAACCAGAGTACTTGGCGGCTGGATGCAGGCCATGCCTATACCCGGGAGTTGGAAGACCAAATCATTGCTGATCTGAATGACAGCCGTATTAAGCGCCGTGGGCTTTCATTGTCAGGAGGAGACCCCCTGCACCCTGCGAATGTAGATGCTGTTTTAGGCTTGGTAAAGCGTGTGCAGGCAGAATGTCCTGGCAAGGATATTTGGTTATGGACAGGTTATTGCTTTGCAGAGCTTGATGAGCAGCAACGAGCGGTACTAGAGTTTGTCGATGTTGTCGTAGATGGCAAGTTTGAGAAAGAGCTGCATGATCCTGAATTAGTCTGGCGGGGCAGCAGTAATCAAGTTATCCATCATCTAAAAGGCTAA
- the nrdD gene encoding anaerobic ribonucleoside-triphosphate reductase, whose product MNPVVIKRDGCLVPFNTKRIKEAVLSAAESVEAMDATYAESVAERVLSQFADQEQVEIHAIQDAVENHLMMGPHKAVARAYIEYRHDRDIAREKKSHLNSEIRGLIEQSNASLLNENANKDSKVIPTQRDLLAGIVAKHYAKQHLLPRDIVKAHEDGDLHFHDLDYSPFFPMFNCMLIDLNGMLTHGFKMGNAEIDTPKSISTATAVTAQIIAQVASHIYGGTTINRIDEVLAPYVAVSYEKHLKVAKEWDIPQPEEFARARTEKECYDAFQSLEYEVNTLHTANGQTPFVTFGFGLGTSWESRLIQSSILKNRIAGLGKNRKTAVFPKLVFAIRDGLNHKKGDANYDIKQLALECASKRMYPDILNYDKVVEVTGSFKTPMGCRSFLGPYEENGELIHEGRNNLGVVSLNLPRIALQAKGDETTFFALLDEKLGLARRALESRISRLEGVKARVAPILYMEGACGVRLQPDDNVSEIFKNGRASISLGYIGIHETINALYGTETHVYDSETLREKAIAIVERLKAATDSWKEETGYGFSLYSTPSENLCSRFCAIDTKEYGVVDGVTDKGYYTNSFHLDVEKKVNPYDKIDFEMPYPEIANGGFICYGEYPNIQHNVEALENVWDYSYTRVPYYGTNTPIDECYECGFTGEFDCTSKGFTCPKCGNHEPSKVSVTRRVCGYLGSPDARPFNFGKQEEVKRRVKHM is encoded by the coding sequence GTGAACCCTGTTGTGATTAAGCGTGATGGATGCCTTGTACCGTTTAATACCAAGCGTATTAAAGAAGCGGTATTGAGTGCTGCCGAATCTGTAGAGGCGATGGATGCCACCTATGCTGAGTCTGTTGCTGAGCGAGTTTTGTCTCAGTTTGCTGACCAGGAGCAGGTTGAGATCCACGCTATTCAGGATGCGGTTGAGAATCACCTGATGATGGGGCCACATAAGGCTGTTGCTCGTGCTTATATTGAGTACCGTCATGACCGTGATATCGCGCGTGAAAAGAAAAGTCACCTGAACAGTGAAATTCGCGGCTTGATTGAGCAAAGCAATGCGTCTCTACTTAACGAGAACGCGAACAAAGACAGCAAGGTTATTCCTACCCAGCGTGACCTGCTGGCGGGTATTGTTGCTAAGCATTACGCAAAGCAGCACCTACTGCCGCGTGATATTGTCAAAGCACATGAAGACGGCGATCTCCACTTCCACGATCTGGATTACTCTCCATTCTTCCCGATGTTCAACTGTATGCTTATTGACCTCAACGGCATGCTGACCCATGGTTTCAAAATGGGCAATGCAGAAATCGACACTCCAAAATCGATTTCTACCGCTACAGCTGTAACGGCGCAGATTATCGCTCAGGTGGCTAGCCATATTTATGGCGGTACCACGATCAATCGTATCGATGAAGTGCTGGCTCCTTATGTCGCCGTGAGCTACGAGAAACACTTAAAAGTGGCGAAAGAGTGGGATATCCCTCAGCCAGAGGAATTCGCTAGAGCCCGCACCGAGAAAGAGTGTTACGATGCATTCCAGTCTTTGGAGTATGAAGTAAACACCCTGCACACTGCCAATGGTCAGACACCGTTCGTCACCTTTGGTTTCGGCCTGGGCACCTCATGGGAATCGCGCTTGATCCAATCGTCGATTCTAAAGAACCGTATTGCCGGCTTGGGCAAAAACCGTAAAACAGCGGTGTTCCCTAAACTGGTTTTCGCTATCCGCGATGGCTTGAATCATAAAAAAGGTGATGCCAACTACGATATCAAGCAACTGGCACTAGAGTGTGCATCGAAGCGTATGTACCCAGATATCCTGAACTACGACAAAGTAGTCGAAGTGACGGGGTCATTCAAGACGCCGATGGGATGCCGTAGCTTCTTGGGGCCATATGAAGAAAATGGTGAACTGATCCACGAAGGTCGTAACAACCTGGGTGTGGTGAGTTTGAACCTGCCGCGTATTGCTTTGCAAGCAAAAGGCGATGAAACGACGTTCTTTGCATTGCTTGATGAAAAGCTTGGCCTTGCGCGCCGTGCATTGGAATCCCGCATCAGCCGCCTTGAAGGTGTTAAAGCTCGCGTGGCACCAATTCTGTATATGGAAGGCGCATGTGGTGTGCGTTTGCAGCCAGATGACAATGTTTCTGAAATCTTTAAAAATGGCCGTGCTTCGATTTCACTAGGCTACATTGGTATCCACGAAACTATTAATGCGCTGTATGGTACTGAAACCCATGTTTACGATAGTGAAACACTACGTGAAAAAGCGATTGCTATCGTTGAGCGCCTGAAAGCGGCAACAGACAGCTGGAAAGAAGAGACCGGTTACGGTTTCAGCCTTTACAGCACGCCAAGTGAGAACCTGTGTAGTCGTTTCTGCGCGATCGACACCAAAGAGTATGGTGTGGTTGATGGTGTGACAGACAAAGGTTATTACACCAACAGTTTCCACCTGGATGTTGAGAAGAAGGTCAACCCTTACGATAAGATTGACTTTGAGATGCCATACCCAGAAATCGCTAACGGTGGATTTATCTGTTACGGCGAATATCCGAACATCCAGCATAATGTTGAAGCTTTGGAGAACGTGTGGGATTACAGCTACACCCGTGTGCCATACTATGGCACTAACACCCCTATCGATGAGTGTTACGAGTGTGGATTTACCGGTGAGTTTGACTGTACAAGTAAAGGCTTTACCTGTCCTAAGTGCGGCAACCATGAGCCATCCAAAGTGTCGGTTACCCGACGCGTGTGTGGATACCTAGGTAGCCCCGATGCTCGCCCGTTTAACTTCGGTAAACAAGAAGAAGTTAAACGCCGCGTAAAACATATGTAA
- a CDS encoding lytic transglycosylase F: protein MHSALPFLFIIALVLPAFSNAFQLTPQAYDRYTGDLPVMEKKRVIRVLVAADLGFYYLDRGQPKGLISEMLLLFEKFVTEKTQRKYRIQIIPVHRDQLLPALNAGIGDLVTANLTITPERMRQVDFSRPILSDIQELFITHSTRSPITDIKQLSKKSVWLRASSSYYQSVRRINKRLQKLGKEPMYVHFIEETLQDFEMLQMVQEGIIPMTVLDSHKAEFWDLVNDDLQIHYEYPIRKNGAIGWSFRKNSPKFKALVDEFIENNRRGTLNGNILFNRYLNSKQWFQKVMSPDNIETFKKLEKKFIRYGNMYDINWLIIAAQAYQESGFDQSKRSHAGAIGIMQVLPQTASEPYINIRNIQHIENNIHAGVKYMDFIRENYVDDDETDELNQLYFALASYNAGPNRIKRLRKVAEERGYDPTIWFNNVEVIVKEEVGMEPITYVGNINRYFTIYKQIFSLQNAAGQRMANTNRLRFMLSR, encoded by the coding sequence ATGCATTCTGCTCTGCCCTTCTTATTCATCATTGCTCTCGTGCTGCCTGCTTTCAGTAATGCATTCCAACTTACCCCGCAGGCTTATGATAGATACACGGGCGATCTACCGGTAATGGAAAAAAAGCGTGTTATCCGGGTTCTGGTGGCCGCTGATCTTGGGTTTTATTATCTTGACCGAGGCCAACCCAAAGGGCTGATCTCCGAGATGCTGTTGCTGTTTGAAAAATTCGTTACGGAAAAGACCCAACGCAAGTACCGCATCCAAATCATCCCCGTCCATCGCGACCAACTGCTTCCGGCATTAAATGCTGGCATCGGTGATTTGGTCACCGCAAACCTAACCATCACTCCTGAACGAATGAGGCAGGTGGACTTCAGCCGCCCAATACTCAGTGACATACAAGAACTTTTTATTACCCACTCAACCCGCAGCCCTATTACCGACATAAAGCAGCTGTCGAAGAAGAGTGTCTGGCTTCGCGCGAGCTCAAGCTACTATCAAAGCGTCCGGCGGATTAACAAGCGGCTCCAGAAGCTCGGCAAAGAACCCATGTATGTGCACTTTATAGAAGAGACCCTACAAGACTTTGAAATGCTGCAGATGGTTCAGGAGGGCATTATTCCGATGACTGTCCTTGATTCGCACAAAGCGGAATTCTGGGATTTGGTCAACGATGACCTCCAAATCCACTATGAATACCCAATCAGGAAGAATGGTGCCATCGGCTGGAGTTTTCGCAAAAACAGCCCCAAATTTAAAGCGTTAGTTGATGAGTTTATTGAAAACAACCGACGAGGCACGCTAAACGGAAACATCCTTTTCAACCGCTACCTCAACAGTAAGCAATGGTTTCAAAAAGTGATGAGTCCTGACAACATTGAGACATTCAAGAAACTTGAAAAAAAGTTTATCCGCTACGGCAACATGTATGACATCAACTGGCTGATCATCGCGGCCCAGGCTTACCAAGAATCGGGCTTTGACCAATCCAAGCGATCACATGCGGGCGCCATAGGTATCATGCAAGTCCTCCCCCAAACCGCCAGTGAGCCCTATATCAACATCCGTAATATCCAGCATATCGAAAACAATATCCATGCTGGAGTTAAGTATATGGACTTTATCCGTGAGAACTATGTCGATGATGATGAAACGGATGAACTCAACCAGCTCTACTTTGCCCTTGCCAGTTATAATGCGGGCCCAAACAGGATAAAGCGGTTAAGAAAAGTAGCCGAAGAACGCGGCTATGACCCGACAATCTGGTTCAACAATGTCGAGGTTATTGTCAAAGAAGAAGTCGGCATGGAGCCGATTACCTATGTCGGCAACATTAATCGCTATTTCACTATCTACAAACAGATTTTCTCATTGCAAAACGCCGCAGGCCAGCGCATGGCAAACACCAATCGCCTGCGTTTCATGTTATCTCGATAA
- a CDS encoding DUF3820 family protein, with protein sequence MFDKEKIVKLANVKMPFGKYAGRVIIDLPEEYLLWFQKKGFPEGELGLLMALALEMKIEGLESVIRPLKRD encoded by the coding sequence GTGTTTGATAAAGAAAAAATTGTAAAGTTAGCCAATGTGAAGATGCCGTTTGGTAAGTATGCGGGCCGGGTGATTATTGATCTACCGGAAGAATACTTACTGTGGTTCCAGAAAAAAGGCTTTCCTGAAGGGGAGTTGGGTTTGCTGATGGCATTAGCCCTGGAGATGAAAATCGAAGGGCTGGAGAGTGTGATACGTCCGCTCAAGCGGGATTAG
- a CDS encoding fumarylacetoacetate hydrolase family protein, with protein sequence MRKVNIEGQTVTPSKVVCVGRNYVAHIHELGNEIPDEMVLFIKPNSAISNTLRSSHGGDELHYEAELSFLYRNGRFDAVAVGLDLTKRRVQSKLKEKGLPWERSKAFDGSALFGEFVPLPPSERGELGLRLFINDKLTQSGSTSLMIYSPDVVLQEVQTFMSLNDGDIVMTGTPSGVGKVQAGSQFEAQVTAGEEVIVSTQWLAK encoded by the coding sequence ATGAGAAAAGTTAACATTGAAGGACAAACAGTTACGCCGAGCAAAGTTGTATGCGTAGGTCGAAATTACGTTGCCCATATCCATGAACTGGGTAATGAAATACCCGATGAGATGGTACTGTTCATCAAGCCGAATTCGGCCATATCTAATACGCTGCGGTCTTCCCATGGCGGCGATGAGCTTCACTACGAGGCTGAGCTATCTTTTCTTTATCGCAATGGGCGTTTTGATGCCGTGGCTGTAGGGTTAGATCTCACCAAGCGTCGTGTACAAAGCAAACTCAAGGAAAAAGGGCTACCTTGGGAGCGCAGTAAAGCGTTTGATGGTTCAGCTTTGTTTGGCGAGTTTGTACCGCTGCCACCATCTGAGCGTGGGGAGTTGGGCTTGCGCCTGTTCATCAATGATAAATTGACTCAATCGGGCTCAACGTCATTGATGATTTATTCGCCAGATGTGGTTTTGCAAGAAGTCCAAACCTTCATGAGCTTGAACGATGGTGATATTGTGATGACAGGTACACCCTCTGGTGTGGGCAAAGTACAAGCCGGAAGTCAGTTCGAGGCTCAGGTAACAGCGGGTGAAGAGGTTATCGTTTCAACGCAGTGGCTAGCCAAGTAA
- a CDS encoding YceI family protein has protein sequence MALTWKKRLVLSSVSAVLVFGAVSAWAGWKLDSTHSSIGFSSVKNDSVMEQHGFRNLSGSISDDGEVSLSIDLTSVDTKIQIRDERMKKELFHTDKFPLTNIEAKVNGEAISGLAAGQTLVQDVEFKLDLHGKEETLNAKVQVTGLDDGGLLVSTIQPVEVKAGAFGLDGGIGKLKEIAELNSILLTVPVNANLVFVAE, from the coding sequence ATGGCGTTAACGTGGAAAAAAAGGTTGGTATTGAGTTCTGTCTCAGCGGTACTCGTATTTGGGGCTGTTAGTGCCTGGGCGGGGTGGAAATTGGATAGCACTCACTCCTCGATTGGGTTTTCCTCTGTAAAGAATGACAGTGTGATGGAGCAGCACGGCTTTCGTAATTTGAGTGGGTCTATTTCTGATGATGGTGAAGTATCGCTATCTATCGATTTGACCAGTGTAGATACCAAGATCCAGATCCGTGATGAGCGAATGAAGAAAGAGCTGTTTCATACTGATAAGTTTCCGCTAACCAATATCGAAGCCAAAGTGAATGGTGAGGCTATCAGCGGGTTAGCCGCAGGACAAACCTTGGTACAAGATGTCGAATTCAAGCTCGATCTACATGGTAAGGAAGAAACACTGAATGCCAAAGTTCAAGTCACTGGTCTGGATGACGGAGGCTTACTGGTTTCTACCATTCAGCCCGTCGAAGTGAAAGCGGGCGCCTTTGGTCTCGATGGCGGGATAGGCAAGCTCAAAGAGATCGCCGAGCTTAATTCGATACTGCTTACCGTACCCGTTAATGCGAATTTGGTGTTTGTGGCCGAATAG
- a CDS encoding alkaline phosphatase D family protein, with amino-acid sequence MTEESPLTTAHDTSQSLPLILAGPILRKVTPKELTLWFAVSSPLEGIFTLYQQADQKELFSGSLSQGKHVRIGERAWIYQVTYLGEFPADTPLEYQVETQDGVLTELIPDLLYDGESRPAFIIKTQADYVMHGSCRNPHYPSKDSLVAADVKVAGQEIDDRPSLLMMSGDQIYADHVAGSTLDSIQQVIDLLGLYDEDFDKAPVANTKELRCHADNFYGREKLLPQYLEGGEDIIERFPRVASWLRRKSPVFSSRESGNHLITLSEFNAMYLLVWSPELWQLVDSARLEHNLFQWQGNTLEAKWQTLWADEKIQIDQFVKGLPQVRRLMAHIPTYMIFDDHDITDDWNLTVGWEQAAYHNHFSRRIIGNGLISYWLCQGWGNAPESFDETFFSHVESYFEQPTSDSQDSLIDFLYRFEQWHYTINTEPKMLVLDTRTRRWRSESKMNKPSGLMDWEALSELQMSLMNEPAVILVSAAPMFGVKFIESLQRGMTWLGQPLLIDAENWMAHPGSANTLISIFTHTKTPTNFVILSGDVHYSFAYDVKLRFRNSSPNIYQITSSGIKNEFPNALLRVCDFMDRILYSPRSPLNWLTKRKRLKIFKRDPDLPGNHRLINRSAIGEVRLDADGKPVDIAILTAEGERVSFPPINAK; translated from the coding sequence ATGACCGAAGAATCACCGCTAACCACTGCCCATGACACCTCCCAATCGTTGCCGCTTATTCTTGCTGGGCCAATATTGCGTAAGGTAACGCCCAAGGAGCTGACGTTGTGGTTTGCAGTCTCGAGTCCGCTGGAAGGAATTTTTACTTTATATCAGCAAGCAGATCAAAAAGAGCTATTTTCCGGCAGCCTCTCGCAGGGTAAACATGTCCGAATCGGTGAGCGAGCTTGGATATACCAGGTAACGTATTTGGGCGAGTTTCCTGCTGACACCCCATTGGAATACCAAGTTGAAACACAGGACGGCGTACTCACTGAGCTCATTCCAGATCTGCTCTATGACGGGGAATCACGCCCAGCCTTTATCATTAAAACACAAGCCGATTATGTGATGCATGGCTCTTGTCGCAATCCGCATTATCCAAGTAAAGACAGCCTAGTGGCCGCTGATGTTAAAGTTGCAGGGCAAGAAATTGACGATAGGCCGTCATTGCTCATGATGAGCGGTGATCAAATCTATGCCGATCATGTTGCCGGTTCAACACTTGACAGTATTCAGCAGGTTATTGATTTACTGGGGCTCTATGATGAAGATTTCGATAAGGCACCGGTAGCCAATACCAAGGAGCTGCGCTGCCATGCTGATAACTTCTATGGAAGGGAAAAACTGTTACCGCAATACCTGGAAGGAGGGGAAGATATCATTGAGAGATTTCCCCGAGTTGCCAGTTGGTTACGGCGCAAGTCTCCGGTTTTCAGCTCTCGTGAATCTGGCAATCACCTGATCACACTAAGTGAGTTCAACGCTATGTACTTGTTGGTATGGTCTCCAGAGCTGTGGCAGTTGGTCGATAGTGCGAGACTGGAGCACAACCTGTTCCAGTGGCAAGGCAATACACTTGAAGCTAAATGGCAAACGCTTTGGGCTGATGAAAAAATACAGATAGATCAGTTTGTCAAAGGCTTACCGCAAGTCCGCCGCTTGATGGCGCATATTCCAACCTACATGATTTTTGATGATCACGATATTACTGACGACTGGAACCTGACGGTAGGGTGGGAGCAAGCGGCTTACCATAACCACTTTTCTCGGCGGATCATCGGTAACGGCTTGATCAGTTATTGGCTATGTCAGGGGTGGGGCAATGCGCCTGAGAGCTTTGACGAGACGTTTTTTAGTCATGTTGAAAGTTATTTCGAGCAGCCAACCAGCGATAGCCAAGACAGTCTGATTGACTTTCTCTACCGGTTTGAGCAATGGCACTACACCATTAATACAGAACCGAAAATGCTGGTACTCGATACCCGTACCCGCCGCTGGCGTTCTGAGTCCAAGATGAACAAGCCTTCGGGTTTGATGGACTGGGAAGCGCTCAGCGAGCTGCAAATGTCTTTGATGAATGAACCCGCAGTGATTTTGGTTTCTGCTGCGCCGATGTTCGGGGTGAAGTTTATTGAATCCTTGCAGCGTGGCATGACTTGGCTAGGGCAGCCATTGCTTATCGATGCTGAAAACTGGATGGCCCATCCAGGCTCGGCCAATACTTTGATCAGCATTTTCACCCATACCAAAACCCCAACCAATTTTGTGATTTTATCTGGTGATGTGCATTACTCGTTCGCTTATGACGTTAAGCTGCGTTTTCGCAATAGTAGCCCGAATATTTACCAGATCACCTCAAGCGGGATCAAAAACGAATTTCCCAATGCGTTATTGCGTGTCTGTGATTTCATGGACCGTATATTATATAGCCCTCGCTCCCCGCTCAATTGGCTCACCAAGCGAAAGCGTCTTAAAATCTTCAAACGCGATCCGGACTTGCCGGGGAATCACCGCCTGATTAACCGTAGCGCTATCGGTGAAGTTAGGCTGGATGCTGACGGTAAGCCTGTCGATATTGCTATTTTGACTGCCGAAGGAGAGAGGGTGAGTTTTCCGCCAATTAACGCCAAGTAA
- a CDS encoding LysR family transcriptional regulator, translated as MNWTIDQLEAFVCAVQQGSFSAAARHLGKAQSRVSTAINNLEVDLGFELFDRSARLPVLTAAGEEMYIEARAVLAQCERMSARAMTVSSGQEATFTIAIDEAVPITAFESLFTSISVTHPFLKLTVINGSQQDIAQWVATEKADLGVLFHQDTLPESLEFTSIGQFKHALIVSRDHPLAGIPVPKVTDLIQYRQLVIRDRMGVGKATPISSNYWHIDSYYLISSMVIRGIGWALVPEHVAQEEWYVDELVELSTEEIPEPLMVEMGVVKRRDKGVGRVMDWLYSEMAQIF; from the coding sequence GTGAATTGGACGATAGATCAGCTGGAAGCTTTTGTGTGTGCGGTGCAGCAGGGCTCTTTTTCAGCCGCAGCGAGGCATCTTGGTAAAGCTCAATCTCGAGTGAGTACCGCTATTAACAACCTAGAAGTGGACTTGGGTTTTGAATTGTTTGACCGAAGTGCCCGTTTACCGGTACTGACTGCTGCTGGTGAAGAAATGTATATTGAAGCCCGAGCGGTGCTGGCGCAATGCGAGCGGATGTCCGCGCGGGCGATGACAGTATCCTCCGGGCAGGAGGCGACATTTACGATCGCAATTGATGAGGCAGTGCCGATTACTGCCTTTGAAAGTTTGTTTACGTCGATATCCGTGACACACCCGTTTCTAAAGCTAACGGTTATCAATGGATCACAACAAGATATTGCTCAGTGGGTCGCGACGGAGAAAGCTGACCTCGGGGTGTTGTTTCATCAAGATACCCTGCCTGAGAGTTTGGAGTTCACTTCTATCGGTCAGTTCAAACATGCGTTGATTGTATCGCGAGATCACCCTTTGGCAGGTATTCCGGTACCGAAAGTGACTGATTTGATTCAATACCGGCAGCTGGTTATTCGGGACAGGATGGGAGTGGGGAAAGCGACGCCCATTTCATCTAATTATTGGCATATTGATAGCTACTACCTCATTTCTTCAATGGTTATACGTGGGATCGGCTGGGCCTTGGTGCCAGAGCATGTTGCACAAGAAGAGTGGTATGTAGACGAGCTTGTAGAACTATCAACGGAAGAGATCCCTGAGCCACTAATGGTAGAGATGGGGGTCGTGAAGCGCAGGGATAAGGGCGTAGGTCGAGTGATGGACTGGTTGTATAGCGAAATGGCCCAAATCTTCTAG
- a CDS encoding MATE family efflux transporter, which yields MQEKFTQSLPQQDTTIDNKSISKTFWRYAIPSVAAMLVNGLYQVIDGIFVGHFIGFEGLAGINMAWPIIGLIAGLGLLVGMGTGSLISIYKGEDNHTKAQQALATGLGLIAIAGLLVMAALALIAPSLLIAQGATGAPLAMGRAYIDVFTWGAVFTIAAGALPMLIRNDDSPNFSTALMMAGAIVNIILDYIFIAQLDMGLRGAAIATIIAQISITIVAVGYFFTGYSKLRLSLGTFKFNAGIAANAVSLGTSSLFMYVYFSFIIAVHNKLFMHYGSAVHVGAFAIVGYLMTMYYLLAEGIASGMQPPVSYYYGAGHGRKIRATLLLASKVVMLTGITSVLFLNLFPNALVSLFSNGDPALATETVNGLRLHLFAMFLDGLIALASVYFMSVNQGAKALGISAGNMLVQLPFLYLLPQWLGVDGVWLSVPLSNILLAAIVIPLVWKDIQNKQHSDITVGAVTA from the coding sequence ATGCAAGAGAAATTTACACAAAGTCTCCCCCAGCAAGACACCACAATCGATAATAAAAGTATCAGCAAAACCTTTTGGCGATATGCGATCCCCTCCGTTGCCGCCATGCTGGTTAACGGCCTCTATCAAGTCATTGATGGTATTTTCGTTGGCCACTTCATAGGCTTTGAAGGATTAGCCGGGATCAATATGGCCTGGCCTATCATCGGGCTTATTGCGGGCCTTGGCCTGCTTGTCGGCATGGGGACTGGCAGCCTGATTTCGATATACAAAGGTGAAGACAACCACACAAAAGCACAACAGGCGCTTGCTACTGGCCTTGGCTTAATCGCCATTGCGGGCCTGTTGGTGATGGCTGCACTGGCGCTGATTGCGCCGTCGCTCTTAATCGCTCAAGGTGCAACTGGCGCACCGCTGGCAATGGGCCGGGCTTATATTGATGTCTTCACCTGGGGAGCCGTATTCACCATTGCGGCAGGTGCCTTGCCAATGCTCATTCGCAACGACGACAGCCCTAACTTTTCAACCGCCCTGATGATGGCTGGTGCCATTGTGAATATTATCCTCGATTATATCTTCATTGCGCAGCTGGACATGGGGCTAAGAGGAGCAGCTATTGCGACTATCATTGCCCAAATATCAATTACTATCGTGGCAGTAGGCTACTTTTTCACTGGCTATTCCAAATTGAGGCTCAGCCTCGGCACCTTCAAGTTTAACGCAGGGATTGCTGCCAATGCAGTTAGCCTTGGAACATCAAGCTTATTCATGTACGTCTACTTTAGTTTCATTATCGCCGTGCATAATAAGTTATTTATGCACTACGGCAGTGCCGTGCATGTCGGGGCATTCGCCATTGTCGGCTACTTGATGACGATGTACTACCTACTTGCCGAAGGGATCGCCAGTGGTATGCAGCCCCCAGTGAGTTATTACTACGGTGCCGGACACGGCAGAAAGATCCGAGCGACACTGCTCCTTGCGAGCAAAGTGGTAATGCTAACGGGTATCACTTCGGTGCTATTCCTGAATCTATTTCCGAACGCCCTAGTAAGCTTATTTAGCAACGGGGATCCGGCTCTCGCAACCGAAACAGTCAATGGCCTACGCCTGCACCTGTTCGCAATGTTCCTCGATGGCTTGATCGCGCTGGCTTCTGTGTATTTTATGTCAGTTAACCAAGGGGCAAAGGCCCTCGGGATTTCGGCGGGCAACATGCTGGTACAACTGCCTTTCTTGTACCTATTGCCCCAGTGGCTAGGTGTAGATGGGGTATGGCTGTCGGTGCCGCTGTCTAACATCCTGCTGGCCGCTATTGTTATACCGCTGGTTTGGAAAGATATTCAGAACAAGCAACATAGTGATATTACAGTAGGCGCTGTCACTGCCTAA